The Drosophila sulfurigaster albostrigata strain 15112-1811.04 chromosome 3, ASM2355843v2, whole genome shotgun sequence genomic sequence ttttaatctaaaactatatcaatatactactattttgtatttttgaaatttattagtttggtatatttttaaaataataccgcactgttttgcttttattcaaaatgggtagcggatatctcacactCGAGCActcttgactgtagctttcttacttgtatcACATCATTCCTTAACTggaatacaaatatttcaataatctatttatatttgatatccTTGTAGTAATATCTTCCTTTGATTAATATTCCCtcaaaaacttaaataatattttacgttagtatattatatagtatttcaaAGAAAGCTAAAGAATCTCGCAGGCGAAAGTTGGGATTGAGTtgtttaatattgtattatcCTCCTATTTTGAAATTCAGTTTTGCAAATCATAATTTGAGTTGTTAATCTATAAATGATATTATCTTACCATAATCCATTTACTTTAGGTATTCATTATGCCAAAAACATAATACATTGTCTACTACTACCTACCTCTACTGCTATATTAATCTTGAAATTGTTCCTCCCTTCAGCATTGCCAAGCCAAAGAACCTGGTGCCGCTGTCACCGAGCGTGCAACAACGTGCCCACATGCGAGCCCCTGAATATCTGGCGCTGATCATGGAACCCGAGTCTCGATTCTATGCGGATCCGCTGATTGTGCTCGACTTTCAGAGTCTGTACCCCAGCATGATCATCGGTTACAACTACTGCTTCTCCACGTGTCTGGGTCGCGTCGAGCATCTGGGCAGCAGCACAACCTTTGAGTTTGGCGCTTCGCAGCTGCGTGTGTCGCGTcagctgttgcagcaactgctgGAGCGCAATCTGGTGACGGTGTCGCCCTGTGGCGTGGTCTTTGTGAAGCGAGAAGTGCGCGAGGGAATTTTGCCACGCATGCTGAGCGAAATTCTGGACACCAGACAGATGGTCAAGCAGTCGATGAAGTTGCATAAAGATAGCTCTGCATTGCAGCGAGTGCTTCACTCTCGGCAGCTTGGCCTGAAGCTGATGGCCAATGTCACCTATGGCTATACGGCAGCCAATTTCAGTGGACGCATGCCCGCCGTGGAAGTGGGTGACTCGGTGGTCTCCAAGGGACGGGAGACGCTCGAGCGTGCCATCAAGCTGGTGGAGATGAATGAGAAGTGGAAGGTGCGCGTCGTCTATGGCGATACGGATTCGATGTTCGTGCTGGTGCCGGGACGCAATCGAGCCGAGGCATTTCGCATTGGCGAAGAGATTGCCCAGGCGGTGACCGAGATGAATCCACATCCCGTTAAGCTCAAGCTCGAGAAGGTCTATCAGCCATGTCTACTTCAGACCAAGAAGCGCTACGTCGGCTACATGTATGAGACGGCTGATCAAGAGCAGCCCGTCTATGAGGCGAAGGGCATTGAGACAGTGCGTCGCGATGGCTGCCCGGCGGTGGCAAAAATGCTGGAGAAGGTGCTGCGACTGCTGTTCGAGACGGCTGATGTCAGCCAGATCAAGCAGTATGTGTGTCGGCAGTTTACGAAGCTGCTGTCGGGGCGCGCCAATTTACAGGATCTTATATTCGCCAAGGAGTTTCGCGGCCTCAACGGTTACAAGCCAACGGCTTGTGTGCCAGCGCTGGAGTTGACACGGTAAGCAGCTAGTTTTTATAGAGATTACACTATTACTAAAGTATTTTTGATTCCTAATTGGTATTAGATAAAAATTGGAGaagtcatttaaaaaattaaaaaaaacgtcTGCTGCAGTCGCGTCCTTTTTGATTTGACTGacaacttggtatattttgtatactataACAAATATgccctttggtatatttttgaattgctTAGAAATTTAGTAATTTAGAGAACCTTTGTTATATCCCCTACTCATACTACTCTccctttaaattatatattcttgatcaccgtcaacagccaagacgatacagccatgtccgtttgtctgtcCGCCCATCCATCCATATGATATTAGagaagaaattataatttttcttcgacaccacttccgcccccgcaaatcgaaTAGCATAATTTTGAGCTACAGTCAttaattttggtacatacaacaGAAACttcagttttgtgttttctacAAAattagttgcgatcagataaaaattgtaacaattatttaagaaatattattgtttcGGAATAACGCCTTCTGCAATAGGTTATTTGTTCTTAgctaaaatatagtataatttgtagtctatggtatattttgaattatatagaactatcaatatatcaaatatatcctttggtatatttatttcaagaataaaGCATAccttttgtgtttattaaaaGTGGGTATCCCAAAGTTGAGCACATTCGAtggtagctttcttacttgcttaaCTTAAAATTGATCAAAACTCTTATATTGTGAACTGAAATCAATCTAACGATCTTCACGAAACAGTTTCGAAAATGGAGAATGGGACATctcaaaatacaatttgtatactaatattataatttatttccagTTTTTCTTTAACTAGTTTAAAATGTTAGCAAACCAATACTCTACATTCTTAACTGCTTTCTATATGAAACCCTCCCCCTAGCAAATGGATGCAAAAGGATCCGCGACGGGTTCCGCGTCGTGGCGAGCGTGTGCCCTTCTGCATCATCAACGGACCACCGGGCATGCAGCTGATACGCCTTGTGCGTCATCCGCACGAGGTGCTGGCCAACGAGGGATACAAGATCAATGCCATCTACTACATCACCAAGGCCATTATACCGCCGCTGAATCGCTGCCTGCTGCTCATTGGCGCCGATGTGAATGAATGGTAAGCAAAGGAAAAAAGCTACCACAAAGCAATCCATTAAATTCCTATTTTCTTGTAGGTTCAGCAATCTGCCACGCAAACTGCTGATGACGCCAGCGATGTCCACAGCCGGAGAGCTGATGAATCGCGGCAGCGCCAAGTCCACCATATCGCAGTATTTCTCGACGACCAACTGCATCATCGATTGTGGCCGCCAGACGAAGGCGGGCATCTGTTCGGATTGTGCACGAAATGCAAGCAAATGTGTGGTCACATTGCATGCTCGGCTGGCACATCTAGAGCGTGGCTATCGACTGACCCAGCAGATCTGTCAGGCGTGCTGTGGACGACTGGGTGACTTGCAATGCGGTTCGTTGGATTGTCCTGTGCTGTATGTGCTGGAGGTGAAGCGGAGGGAGATGCAACAAATGCCACATATTCGGCAACAGATCGAGCAACGATTTTGATGATTCTGTATATATagagtgtatatatattttgtaactttttATTCGactaaaaaagttaaaatgcCACAAGTTCATTGTCTGCAGCACAGTTCATGTATATATCGCTTATACGCTACGTATGCCGATGTGGTGTGGTGTTAAtgttaaatgtatgtatgtttttgtgtgttatctTGATGTATATGCTTTGTTAActattgatatttttgttttattgagaGCTGTgttttacattaatttatatatattttatgtgggtgtatgtgtatatgtatgtgtataataATCGCATGAGGATGTGCACTTTACaaataatctaaaatttaCTTATGTACGTTGCTTTTAACAATTTCCAATGAGTTTTaaccaaattaaataacaatcatcaattaataatatattttatatatgtatatatataaccATGTACATAAGATTTTATGTGTTCCTGCTctgttcttttgttttctttcaatttttgatcttttgattcttttttttttgtggtttttgccCTGATTGCAcctaaacaatttgcaattgtatatggttatttttaaattgagcGAGTGTCTtaacatttattcaaaaaaaagagaaaaaacaatatgAAACTCTCAAAAAAGCCATTAGTACAATAAAAAGTGGtttcaaaaaattgaaaacttgcCTCCAaaactttcatttttgttaCTTTGTAGTTGAGTTCTTAcatctcatcatcatcatcgtcttcGTCCATTTCAAACATCATTGCGTTCTTAGCGTCTGCCTCGTTTCGTTTGTTCTCCTCTTCGTTGTAATTCTTGTTGCACTTAGTTGAGGAACCTCCGCCAGTCAAGTCGAGGCCGCTGTCATGGAAGGCATGCTtcttgttatccttgccatgACGATGATTCTGCTGCTTGAAATACTGTGCGTTGCCAGCAGtctataaaaaatgtaaataacaaatttcggaaattagATATGTCAATAAAGTATTGATTACCGACAAATTTTTAAGGGGATAAGCGTGTCCCCCTCAAAGACCTGTCAAAGTTATGCTAATATTGTTTCTGtcaaagctaaataaatacttttttcaatttccaataaACAGTCTGAgaattttgattgatttttaaagCGTTTATTgagtaaataaacaattcaaGAGACGGCGCAAATAAATgaccacaaaataaatgacaaatacaacaaacgGAGTGACAATTCCATTACTAAGTACACTTTTTATGCAATGAACTCCATGATCtacaaagaaataataatacctATGCATATAggttaaaattaattcagcAATCACAAGATTGTCAACAATGTTTAATTGAATACACAAGATAGCTATTAATgatatttaagtaaataccTAAATACCtaatgcaacaaaaagaactgaaatgttattaattcaaattgtaaattgtcaaaaaataaaaacaacaaattggatATTTTAAGAAATGCTTTGATGATTGATTGGCTTTAAATAGACAaccaatttataataataataataaatctccgaaaaaaacacaagttgtaaaattaatttcaactatGAAAGAACAAAGCTGGAAACTTCTATTCGTATTTGTGCATTTGAACTATTACAAAATTGTCATGCCTTAACAACATGAACTGCGCATTCAGAAACTAAAGCGCAGCGATTATCTCATCTGACTTGATATCATGTGACCTTCAATTGATCGTTGCGAGCGCTAGCTAAGGGGGGAGGGTCAGAACTTATTCTTTGTTAGTTTTTGCTACACATTTGTAATTGACACGCGGCAAGCCGGAACGAAGTGGTTCACGGTTTGCTTAAGGTGCACAATTGTTGATGCTATTTCGGGCACAATTCGCACAATTACTAAATGGAGAACAAACAATCATCTAATCAACACCCTCGCACAAGCACACGTCTAGCATTGACAATGGAGAATCTAACACTATGACTAGATAATCAATATTTGCGTCTGCCCAATTACTGTTATGGCATTTCGCGTTTCGCCAgcttgcactaatttaattatgataaATGCCAGGCAAACACAGAAGCACAGAAGCTTACCTTGTGAAcggattgctgctgctgctggccagtGACGACGCTGTCTTCGTAATCCGCTGAATCGCCCTCGCTGAGGCGACGCTGCTGTGCCCGCAATTTGCAATCGCGACGCTTTTGATTCTTCTTCCGTTGCCCCAGAATGCTCGAATCGAGTctacaaaaaggaaaaatattgAGTTCAATTTAGGTGAATTGGTTTAAAGTGCGATGACTATTTTGAGACTCACCTAAACACTTGCTTCATGATGTGATCATTAAATCTAACAGTCTTCTTGCAGCTCTCCGAAAGACCTGCGTCATCTCCCCCGACACGTTCCTCGGGTATGCCGCCAAATGATTGAGAGAAACCAGCGCCCGCTGCGTCCACCGAGCACGAATACGATGAGGAGTAGTCATCAATGGACGAGCAGCTGTCCGACATAGAGGGACGTGGTCCATAGCGACTGAATCGCTTGAGGATGCCGCGATGAtgcacgctgctgctgccgctgctgtcaTTGCACTCGGAGAAGCTGCGTTGCTTGCGCTGCGGCAGCTTCAACGTTGCCATCGGCTGCGTTGCCACTTGCTCCGGAGTCGAGTGCTTCATTTGCTGCCGCTCCgattgctgcttctgctgttgggCGTGATGTTGCTCCTCAGCCTTAAGGTCCTCGCAAGCGGACTCGGACAGCGAACGCTTGTTGCGCTTACGCTGCTTCTTGTTAGGCTTCTTGTGCTGATGCAGTTGCTCGtgctcctcctccacctccgcTTGGGGATGTGGCTCACCACCAGCACCCTTTTCCTTGCCGTCCATGCTGTCTGGCGGTGCAATGGTCACCTCCACAGCCTGCTCAAGCTCATTGTGATCCATGCTCACCTGCAGCGACTGCTTGCATTCCAACTCTTCGTCGTCGCTGTCCTTGTGATGGCCCAACGCATACTCTTTGAGATCATTGCTATCGGATCCAGCCAGATAGCTTGGCATAGTCTCGCAACCAGCGCTCATATACAGCCTCAACACCACATTCTCATCAGAGGCATCGGCCTCGACATGATCGATGACCAATTGAGGATCAACCTCCTCGCTGAGCTGCACGAACAGAGCATAATGTGTGGGATAATAGCCGCTGCCCATAGAGGCGAACTGCAGATGCAGACTgcgtggcagctgcagcgtcTGTATGGAATCTGGTTGTACGTTGGGCACGTGCAGCACAAAGGCCATCACATTGTCCAGCACATTGCAATCGAACTTGGCGGGCAGCTGGTAATGTAGATGATGTTGTAGGAACGAGCGGGGCGACACTTCGGCAGTGGGTGGGACTAAAAGATGGAAGGGGGGAGAAATGTGTTAGAAGGTATTGAGGAAATTTCCGATAACTGATACATTAGAGAGAACTGATGGGAATATGTCAACATTCAGTGGAAATTGCACAACCATCTGTTACACCAAATGGCAATTAACTGTAAGAggtttaatttgcatatgcaaAGTTTCATAAGAATGTATTAAAGGCCATGTCAAGTGGGAAAACCTTCGCTTGAAAACATTAGAcaactaatttaaaaagtaatttaaaggTTTTCATTGTAATTTGGATATGCGCATTTCTCTGTAGAAAATGTCGCGAGCGACTCTAtctaaagtaaacaaatatttaccgaaacatttttgtgttttgaatAAAGATGAATCTTAAGGCTCTTGATTATAGAAAAAAGTTCCTAAGCaaagaataagaataaaaataatctttacttatttttactattgtttcagtattttttcactgtaaataGTGTCTCACGCTAGAAATTCTTTCGACACtagcaaatgaaatcaaataaatgaaatattacaaatttcacaaatatgcaaaataaaaaaaaaataaaaaaaaaaaaatttgttaaactaaataatttaaatgtgttaAATAGCATGCAAGTATGGTACTTTACTATTATTGGAATTGTActattttcaacaaaaattagTTATAATATTAATCATCTGAAAACCTAGGGAGTTGTTCTTTCTGCCCTGTAGCTTTAGTTTTCaaagtacaaatattttttgaagacACCTAAACTTTAAAGTTCTATATTCTCAAAAGTTAAAAgcgctttttatacccgctaaccatagggtagaagggtattataactttgtgccgacaggaaatgtatgtaacaggtagaaggaggcatctccgaccctataaagtatacatattcttgatcagcgtcaacagccgagacgatctagccatgtccgtctgtgtgtctgtccgtctgtccgtatgaacacctagatctcagagactctaagagatagagctataattttgtttcgacagcttttgttatgtttgcacgcagatcaagtttgtttcaaatttttgccacgcccacttccgcccccgcaaatcaaaaaaatcgaataacaagcgtaattttaaagttaatgttgtgaattttggtatatacaataattactatagatGTTATTATTccttgcgatcagataaaaattgtcgaagttattaaagaaatacttttgtgtgggcaaaaacgcctacttactaggggtcttagttgctttggctaacaatctggtatattgtgccgtctatggtatattttgaatgcggtactatatcgtattaccaaacataccatttggtatatttttagtatatttgtagtatattcggtatattttgagaataataccgcaaaatatattgcttttaatcaaattgggtagcgggtatctcacagtcgagtacaatcgactgtagctttcttacttgttttttcaCTGTCTTCTACTTACATGCATTGGTAGCTGGGGATTGTTCCACGATGGCATCGCTGGTCTCAGCTGCGCCTTCGCCTTCGACTTctgtctcctcctcctcggcGGGCGACTCGCTGTGCTCGCTGTGGGAGCTCAGCTCCACGCCACTGTCCTCACGACTCAGCAGACGCACAGAGTCATGCATTTGCCGCTGTTGCCGGGCGGTGCAACGCACCACAGGCAACGTGATGCACAGACGTCGCTGCTCGGTGTCGAAGCGTGCATTACCAGCTTTGTCATCCACCTTGTAGGGTAGATCCAGCTTTAGGCGATACTTGGCACCATGACGCTCGCTCAGCAAGTAGACTGACTTCTCTGTCACATCCAGCTGGCAGTCTGCCGTGGAGTTGAGTAGCGGCAGTTCGATCTCGACAACTAGGGAACTGGGCACAGTGGCCTGCAGCTTGGCGTCCAGTTCATCCGTGTACTCGGACAGATCGACAGCGTGGCTTTGCTTGATGCTATACTTGGGCACCGTGAATTTGGGTGGTGCGGTGATCTTGGTCTTCATGGGCAGCACTTTGGGCAATGGATTCTCAGTGTCTGGCTTCTTGGGGTACATATGCTCCAGGGGATGCGGTTCGCGATCCTCTTCGCTGGCATTCTTGGCCAGCTTGCGTATCACAGTGGGACGTGCGATGCCCTTGTAGTCGAGCTTGGGGAACTTGAGATTCGCCCGATCCAGTTTCACATTATACTCCCGCTCCACGCCATCCAGGGCGGTGTCCAAGAGGCATTGGCGAAACTTTGCATTGCGTTTGCCCAGATGCAGTGCATCCGGATGAAAGACCACATCGTAAACCTTGCACAACTTCTGCTTGGCATCCACATCATCATGCGGCGGCGCTTGTGCCATGGGAATGGACCAGCTGAGACCACGTTCCCCGGTGTCCGGGTTAACCATCATCTCGTTGTTGGGTCTGGCCACCTCCACTGAGGAGGCAATGTTGATGAAACACTTGATTTCGCCATCGATGACCGTTTTAACGACAAAGCCCGGCTTTGGGTGTATGAACGTGATGTCAACGCCACGCTCCTTCTCCAGCTGTGCAATCTCCTGTTCGTAGAGCTTGCGATTCTCCGGATCTTGTATTTCGTCGACGTAATCGAAGAACAATTTACGGAACTCTTCGTTGTCGAGAGCTTTGCGAATGCGCTCGAACTCGTCCTTGTCTATGTCGAGCTTCGTATTGCCATGCTTGGAGTGTTTATTACGTGTGGAAGCGGACATAGCTTATCACAAATCACTCACGCACTCGTCTCTTTTTCACTCACGCACTCTAtcgatctctctctctctctctctatgtttTGCACTttactataattttaaattcacttGTTGCACTATAagatttattattagttattagTTAAGGAACACGTAGCCGTAGAAATGCGATTAAacgttgtgttgttgttcttgattTGTTCTAGTTGGTTCTGCAATATAGAAAAAGAGATAAAAACAATTAGTGAAGGTAAAACAGTAAAGCATTGATAGCTGAGGCAGTGTTGACAACTTGGCTATTTTGTTAGCTATTTTCTGTATAATATTGCTAAATTTGAGATTTTTTCTTCATATTGCTTTTTAAGATAGAAATGAtctaattttctttttactttacttttattttattgtcataTTTCTAGATATCAAAACTTAGACGTCATTTCGcgaatttcacatttttgtattaacCATATTTAACTACACAGTAAATTCTTGCTTTTTTTATAGACTCAGCtgcaataatacaaataattaaatgtaaaaagttGTATATCAGTATCAGTTACTTAGCTACAAATAGAATGTTGAATAATGCAATTGAATGtacttgttctttttttaatataaaaacaaaacaaaacaacaaaactcgTCCGCAAAGTTGTTGAaaatttagcttttttttggctatttAACTTCAGACAGAAGGTTTTAGAACTGACAACACTGGCCAGCTGATGCAATATTTGAAactgatttgatttttagcAAAAGTCGTAGTCTGACGTAGACAATTGTCGTAGGTTTCAATCGATGACTTATCATCAAGTATAGAAATAAGCATTTATATGACTATTTTAGCAAAATTCATAATCAATGACGACTCTTCTCcctgtccctctctctctatctctacatattttaatagCTCTCTCAGTTGTGCGCTctttgttctctctcttttgttaGCGGAATTTGCCGGtcattttattttggcaattaaagcgatatttataattacaatgTCTTATGTAAGgggtatatattatatgtggGACCATGCGGTATTTGTTATTGAAACgcaaaggaaaaacaaaaacatactgcgtagttttgctgttttgttttggccgCTGTTTCGTCTCTGAATATGATTGCATGTATGCGTGTGCCGATGTTTGTGCTGCGAGCGAACTTTTACGAATGAATTTGTAGAAACACCGGCAAAATGCTTTCGGCAAATGAGCAGCAAACGAAAAGTGGGAGAGGGAGCGGGCGAGGATGGAGGCCGGTTgataagcaaaaacaacaactaaccaACCAACCACTTGCCCTCAATTGTTTGCCTCTGCCttctattattgttgtttattagcGACGTTCTATATCAGCTCCACACATTCACAAACATATGTAAGCAATGCGAATgcatgtgtatgcgtgtgttgCGCAGCCCGGACGAGATGGGATGTGAAAAGTCAGTGTACACACACTACGTACATACTTGATGTGTGTACCCACAAATCTCAGAGGACAATAATCTAGATAGCACAGAAAAAGGGACAACGCTGAGATATCGATAACGAGAAGATATAACCAGCAACCAAACACATGTTTAGCGCCctcgtttgtgtgtgtgtgtatttgtgtttgttttgcgtACACGcgcaaaagaaaatgttggGAAAATTGTTCAAGTTACGTGACTAAAGGGAGCACATGCCTCGGTTTGATCAATATCGATGGCTTATTGATTTCCTATAGGTCGTCGCGTCGCTAACAAGGAGAAAACTGGTTAGAGTAAACTTTAGGCTTCTCCTCTTGTTAGTTGACGCCCTCTTCTGGAAAATTGCAACAGTAGAGCTGACAACTTAATGGCTTCTTAGCTTACATATATAATGAAGAAAGTCAATCGTCGGATAAGCTAGTTTTGCAGCTATCACGAATAGAATAACAACAGAGCAATACAACGGGTTgcttaagaaaaataaactgattttCTAGTAGTCTAAGattaacacacacaacacacacgaACATGCACATGCAGAGGTCAAACTTACCTCAAAAAATATGTAAGCAcgttgttatttttctttaacttatttaataaatgcacgtattatttttaataaattgattttttagtTATTACTTTTGCAAATTGTCTTTGACgttttatttagattttctAGAAACGTTTTTTTCAGCTGATCAATTTTTTCCAGGCGAAGCTGAGGACCGGCTCAGTGTGACCTAAACGAATTGTGGGCGACTGCCTTAAATAGCGTAACTCCAAACTGCGGTGAtactttggtatttttgttatatggTCAACCTAACATATAATATGTGCTGGCCAACCACGTTCTCGTTATATCAACAAACGATTGTTCATGTCAAACTGTACAGTTTAAGAGCCCATTTTAAATAtcgaatgcaatttaaaaaaacaaaactaaaatttctTTTGAACACAAAgcatcaaaaaataaattatttgatctATTTAAATTCAGAAGCTAGCCCAATAAGCAAGCAGTTTTTCTAACCACTTgactttgcatttaaattttgttcacGATTCAAAATTGTTAAGAACTTTTTTATATGGGGGATTTGCTTTATTATCATTGTAGTAAGGACATACTAAAGGACTTATATTAACCATACATCATTTATGccgttaaatatttttttaggtGGCCCCACATTTAATTCGGCCATATTCGACAAATTTTTAAAGACAATTTCTAATGCTTGTAGTCCTTTATTTTCTTAATCTTTAATAATTATCTGATCTTTAATTTCAACTCGCGGACAGTTATTTGTGAGGGAATAATATCGATGTTTTGCCATAAGAAATCGATGTTTTAAAACGTTTTGAAAACATCGTTTCACCGATAGTGCCATCAATGTTTCTCCACCTCTAATTGATACAACTCTACAATCAATGGAgtccaatttatttttagtttttctgtTGTCATTTTTTctgtataaaaatgcaaaaggtGCGTTACCGTGTATTTACAAGTGCAACACAATATCCATCAATCATTAGAATGCATTTTGGCAAAAGCATGAACAGTTTCCAGTGCGGCAAATTAGGCTGAAAAAGATGCTAATGCCTCTTactgtgtttgtttgtgtgcgtttGAGGCccacaatttgttttcatatgCTACTGTTCTGAGCAATTGCGCCGCGTACGATGTGAAAATTGTGACAAAACTGCTTATTAGGCAATTAACAATTGTGAAAACAGCGAGTTAACTCgcatattttgattatataaACACACTACCAATGCCTATGTGAGCGACCGAAGCATAAAGAAGTGCATCTTATAATCAgtatacgcacacacacacatgtgcttTATTTGTGTATACACAAAAAGGTTCTTGTGTATGTGCTGCGTGTGCTGCGCGTTGAGTGTATTTCTGTCAGTTTTAAATGTGTGACTGCTACTTACTtcctttttttgctgctgctgtttgctctTTTAGCTGAAATCAGTGGACTGTTACATGATGATCAACAGGAAGTAGACATGGAATTGCCACCAAATATAAATGGAAAAGCGATGCCAGCAATACCGCAAAACTCTGTGCTAACACATCCCAGGTAATTAATTGTTAACTAattgtatacattttattgaagATCTTATCGATCACGAGCATTAGCATTGAAATATGAATAGTAATTATTTTCCTATTGCGTTTAATCGCTGCAATATCGATGC encodes the following:
- the LOC133846400 gene encoding protein kintoun — protein: MSASTRNKHSKHGNTKLDIDKDEFERIRKALDNEEFRKLFFDYVDEIQDPENRKLYEQEIAQLEKERGVDITFIHPKPGFVVKTVIDGEIKCFINIASSVEVARPNNEMMVNPDTGERGLSWSIPMAQAPPHDDVDAKQKLCKVYDVVFHPDALHLGKRNAKFRQCLLDTALDGVEREYNVKLDRANLKFPKLDYKGIARPTVIRKLAKNASEEDREPHPLEHMYPKKPDTENPLPKVLPMKTKITAPPKFTVPKYSIKQSHAVDLSEYTDELDAKLQATVPSSLVVEIELPLLNSTADCQLDVTEKSVYLLSERHGAKYRLKLDLPYKVDDKAGNARFDTEQRRLCITLPVVRCTARQQRQMHDSVRLLSREDSGVELSSHSEHSESPAEEEETEVEGEGAAETSDAIVEQSPATNAFPPTAEVSPRSFLQHHLHYQLPAKFDCNVLDNVMAFVLHVPNVQPDSIQTLQLPRSLHLQFASMGSGYYPTHYALFVQLSEEVDPQLVIDHVEADASDENVVLRLYMSAGCETMPSYLAGSDSNDLKEYALGHHKDSDDEELECKQSLQVSMDHNELEQAVEVTIAPPDSMDGKEKGAGGEPHPQAEVEEEHEQLHQHKKPNKKQRKRNKRSLSESACEDLKAEEQHHAQQQKQQSERQQMKHSTPEQVATQPMATLKLPQRKQRSFSECNDSSGSSSVHHRGILKRFSRYGPRPSMSDSCSSIDDYSSSYSCSVDAAGAGFSQSFGGIPEERVGGDDAGLSESCKKTVRFNDHIMKQVFRLDSSILGQRKKNQKRRDCKLRAQQRRLSEGDSADYEDSVVTGQQQQQSVHKTAGNAQYFKQQNHRHGKDNKKHAFHDSGLDLTGGGSSTKCNKNYNEEENKRNEADAKNAMMFEMDEDDDDDEM